In Streptomyces sp. TS71-3, the following proteins share a genomic window:
- a CDS encoding M20/M25/M40 family metallo-hydrolase — translation MAEQYGTAPGAAGPAAAERPSVNGSAPSASGAAAPGPDARALDEVVRFTSELIRIDTSNYGGGSCKERPAAEYAAELLADAGLTPTLLERTPGRTNVVARIPGSDPGAPALLVHGHLDVVPAQADDWSVHPFSGEVADGVVWGRGAIDMKNMDAMILAVARHWARGGIRPRRDIVIAFTADEEASAEDGSGFLADRHAVLFEGCTEGISESGAFTLHDGQGRHIYPIAAGERGTAWLKLTARGVAGHGSRINSDNAVTRLAAAITRIGEYEWPVRLTPTVRAALTELAALYGVEADLDGADSGVDDLIARLGHAGRLVAPTARNSANPTMLDAGYKVNVIPGEAVAHVDGRYLPGGEEEFRATLDRLTGPHVDWEFAHREIALQAPVDSPTFARMRTAIEEFAPEAHVVPFCMPGGTDAKQFSRLGITGYGYTPLKLPEGFDYHALFHGVDERVPVEALHFGVRVLDRFLRTA, via the coding sequence ATGGCTGAGCAGTACGGGACGGCACCGGGAGCCGCGGGCCCCGCGGCGGCAGAGCGCCCGTCGGTGAACGGCAGCGCGCCGTCCGCGTCCGGCGCGGCGGCCCCGGGTCCCGACGCGCGGGCGCTCGACGAGGTGGTGCGCTTCACCTCCGAGCTGATCCGCATCGACACGTCCAACTACGGCGGCGGCTCCTGCAAGGAGCGGCCCGCGGCCGAGTACGCCGCCGAACTGCTCGCGGACGCCGGCCTCACCCCCACCCTGCTGGAGCGCACTCCCGGCCGCACCAACGTGGTCGCCCGCATCCCCGGCTCCGACCCGGGCGCCCCGGCCCTGCTGGTCCACGGCCACCTGGACGTGGTGCCCGCGCAGGCCGACGACTGGAGCGTGCACCCGTTCTCCGGCGAGGTCGCCGACGGCGTCGTCTGGGGCCGCGGCGCCATCGACATGAAGAACATGGACGCGATGATCCTCGCCGTGGCCCGCCACTGGGCGCGCGGCGGCATCCGGCCCCGCCGCGACATCGTGATCGCCTTCACCGCCGACGAGGAGGCCAGCGCCGAGGACGGCTCCGGCTTCCTCGCCGACCGGCACGCCGTGCTCTTCGAGGGCTGCACGGAGGGCATCAGCGAGTCGGGGGCGTTCACCCTGCACGACGGGCAGGGCCGCCACATCTACCCCATCGCGGCAGGCGAGCGCGGCACGGCCTGGCTGAAGCTGACCGCCCGCGGCGTCGCCGGTCACGGCTCGCGGATCAACAGCGACAACGCGGTCACCCGCCTCGCCGCCGCCATCACGCGCATCGGCGAGTACGAGTGGCCCGTCCGGCTCACCCCGACCGTCCGCGCCGCCCTCACGGAACTCGCCGCGCTCTACGGCGTCGAGGCCGACCTCGACGGCGCCGACAGCGGTGTGGACGACCTGATCGCCCGCCTCGGCCACGCCGGCCGGCTCGTCGCCCCGACCGCCCGCAACAGCGCCAACCCGACCATGCTGGACGCCGGCTACAAGGTCAACGTCATCCCCGGCGAGGCCGTCGCCCACGTCGACGGGCGCTACCTGCCGGGCGGCGAGGAGGAGTTCAGGGCCACCCTCGACCGGCTCACCGGCCCCCATGTCGACTGGGAGTTCGCGCACCGCGAGATCGCCCTCCAGGCGCCCGTCGACTCGCCCACGTTCGCCAGGATGCGCACCGCCATCGAGGAGTTCGCGCCCGAGGCCCACGTGGTGCCGTTCTGCATGCCCGGCGGCACCGACGCCAAGCAGTTCTCGCGGCTCGGCATCACCGGGTACGGCTACACCCCGCTGAAGCTGCCCGAGGGCTTCGACTACCACGCGCTGTTCCACGGCGTCGACGAGCGGGTGCCGGTCGAGGCGCTGCACTTCGGCGTCCGCGTCCTCGACCGCTTCCTGCGCACGGCATGA
- a CDS encoding LpqB family beta-propeller domain-containing protein, with protein MMRTQPYGSWPSPIDARLAAAHDGRPENVGFVGDEAWWTEPRPTEGGRRALMRRRPGGAPVSVLPAPWNVRSRVIEYGGQPWAGVARPGAAGPLLVFADFTDQRLYAYEPDVAGAEPRPLTPLSPVGGGLRWVDPTVHAERGEVWCVLEEFTGEGPADLRRVLAAVPLDGSAAEDRGAVRELADDRHRFVTGARLSPDGTRAAWLAWDHPRMPWDSTRVLLAEVRADGTLSEPVQVAGGGEEAVSQVEWDHAGRLLFASDRTGWWNLYRADGTGPADVAAAAPLRARDEEFAGPLWRIGARWFAALPDGRIAVLHGKGALALGILDPDSGKVTDIGGPWTEWTATLSVHGTRVVGVAAGTHRGHEVVEADAVTGEAAVIGSPHEDPVDPAYYPEPEVRTFPGPGGREIHAQVYPPHHPEHAGPDGELPPYVVWAHGGPTSRVPLVLDLEIAYFTSRGIGVVEVNYGGSAGYGRAYRNRLNEQWGVVDVEDCAAVASALAEEGTADPGRLAIRGGSAGGWTTAASLATTDRYACGTILFPILDLTAWGSGETHDFESQYLESLIGPLAEVPERYRERSPSEHAGQVTAPFLLLQGLDDVICPPSQCERFLAKLAGRDLPHAYIAFEGEGHGFRRADSMIRSLEAELSLYAQVFGLNPPGIPTLQLTR; from the coding sequence ATGATGCGGACTCAGCCGTACGGATCCTGGCCGTCGCCGATCGACGCGCGGCTCGCCGCCGCGCACGACGGGCGCCCCGAGAACGTCGGGTTCGTCGGGGACGAGGCATGGTGGACCGAGCCGCGGCCCACCGAGGGCGGGCGGCGCGCCCTGATGCGGCGCAGGCCGGGCGGGGCGCCCGTCTCCGTGCTGCCGGCGCCGTGGAACGTGCGCAGCCGCGTCATCGAATACGGCGGGCAGCCCTGGGCCGGCGTGGCACGGCCCGGCGCGGCGGGGCCCCTGCTGGTCTTCGCCGACTTCACCGACCAGCGCCTGTACGCGTACGAGCCCGACGTGGCCGGTGCCGAACCCCGCCCGCTGACCCCGCTCTCCCCGGTGGGCGGCGGGCTGCGCTGGGTCGATCCCACCGTGCACGCCGAGCGCGGCGAGGTCTGGTGTGTCCTGGAGGAGTTCACCGGCGAGGGCCCGGCCGACCTCCGGCGCGTGCTGGCCGCCGTACCGCTGGACGGCTCCGCGGCCGAGGACCGCGGCGCCGTACGGGAACTGGCCGACGACCGGCACCGCTTCGTCACCGGCGCCCGCCTGTCGCCGGACGGCACCCGGGCCGCCTGGCTGGCCTGGGACCACCCCCGGATGCCGTGGGACAGCACGCGGGTGCTGCTCGCCGAGGTCCGCGCCGACGGCACGCTCTCCGAGCCGGTCCAGGTCGCCGGCGGAGGGGAGGAGGCCGTCTCGCAGGTCGAGTGGGACCACGCGGGCCGGCTGCTGTTCGCCAGCGACCGCACCGGCTGGTGGAACCTCTACCGGGCGGACGGCACCGGCCCGGCGGACGTCGCCGCGGCGGCCCCGCTCCGGGCGCGCGACGAGGAGTTCGCCGGGCCGCTCTGGCGGATCGGCGCGCGCTGGTTCGCGGCGCTGCCCGACGGGCGGATCGCCGTGCTGCACGGCAAGGGCGCGCTCGCCCTCGGCATCCTCGACCCGGACAGCGGCAAGGTCACCGACATCGGCGGCCCCTGGACCGAGTGGACCGCGACGCTCTCCGTGCACGGCACCCGCGTGGTCGGCGTGGCCGCCGGAACCCACCGCGGCCACGAGGTGGTCGAGGCCGACGCCGTCACCGGGGAGGCCGCCGTGATCGGCTCCCCGCACGAGGACCCGGTGGACCCCGCGTACTACCCCGAACCGGAGGTCCGCACCTTCCCGGGCCCCGGCGGCCGGGAGATCCACGCCCAGGTCTACCCGCCGCACCACCCCGAGCACGCCGGCCCCGACGGCGAGCTGCCGCCGTACGTGGTCTGGGCGCACGGCGGCCCCACCTCGCGCGTCCCGCTCGTCCTCGACCTGGAGATCGCCTACTTCACCTCCCGCGGCATCGGGGTCGTCGAGGTCAACTACGGCGGCTCCGCGGGATACGGCCGCGCCTACCGCAACCGCCTGAACGAGCAGTGGGGCGTCGTGGACGTCGAGGACTGCGCCGCGGTGGCCTCGGCGCTGGCCGAGGAGGGCACCGCGGACCCCGGCCGGCTCGCCATCCGCGGCGGCAGCGCCGGCGGCTGGACCACGGCCGCCTCGCTCGCCACCACCGACCGGTACGCCTGCGGCACCATCCTCTTCCCCATCCTCGACCTCACCGCCTGGGGCAGCGGCGAGACGCACGACTTCGAGTCCCAGTACCTGGAGTCGCTGATCGGCCCGCTCGCCGAGGTGCCCGAGCGGTACCGGGAGCGCTCGCCCTCCGAGCACGCCGGCCAGGTCACGGCGCCCTTCCTGCTGCTCCAGGGCCTGGACGACGTGATCTGCCCGCCCTCGCAGTGCGAGCGCTTCCTCGCCAAGCTGGCGGGCCGGGACCTGCCGCACGCCTACATCGCCTTCGAGGGCGAGGGGCACGGCTTCCGGCGCGCGGACTCCATGATCCGCTCGCTGGAGGCGGAGCTGTCCCTGTACGCGCAGGTCTTCGGGCTGAACCCGCCCGGCATCCCCACCCTGCAGCTCACCCGATGA
- a CDS encoding adenylosuccinate lyase produces the protein MDEELRALTERLRRESGGVPEFERLVATADADGLAAVLTAAGQPLWARELAAFRLGSGRDRRAFETLVLLLNHRDPARCASAARALARLGDPRTARAAAALATNELRVAYALHPVRLLTELRAPEAVPALITTLRRRLTPQDPYGKVALACVEGLGALGDRRARPVLTDAAGYPRLAAAAEAALARLPG, from the coding sequence ATGGACGAAGAGTTGCGAGCGCTCACGGAGCGTTTACGGCGCGAGTCGGGTGGGGTGCCCGAGTTCGAGCGGCTGGTGGCGACCGCGGACGCCGACGGGCTGGCCGCCGTGCTGACCGCGGCGGGGCAGCCGCTGTGGGCCAGGGAACTGGCCGCGTTCCGGCTGGGCAGTGGCCGCGACCGCCGTGCCTTCGAGACGCTGGTGCTCCTGCTCAACCACCGCGACCCCGCGCGCTGCGCCTCGGCCGCCCGCGCCCTGGCCCGGCTGGGCGACCCGCGCACGGCCCGCGCGGCGGCGGCCCTCGCCACCAACGAGCTCCGGGTCGCCTACGCCCTGCATCCCGTCCGGCTGCTCACCGAGCTGCGCGCACCGGAGGCGGTGCCCGCCCTCATCACCACCCTCAGGCGGCGCCTGACGCCCCAGGACCCGTACGGCAAGGTGGCCCTGGCCTGCGTCGAGGGCCTGGGCGCCCTCGGCGACCGCCGCGCACGCCCCGTCCTCACGGACGCCGCGGGCTACCCGCGCCTGGCGGCTGCGGCAGAGGCGGCGCTCGCCCGCTTGCCGGGCTGA
- a CDS encoding GNAT family N-acetyltransferase, translated as MPQTSFLAAAPQVGIRHITVADGPEFTARVRESTALHQPWLFPPTGLENFTAYATRLIEDPTRHGFLVCTRDGGLAGFININNVVEGAFWSGALGYGVFAHAAGRGLMREGLRLVVDHAFGTLGLHRLEINVQPGNAASVALARSAGFRLEGYSPKFLYVDGAWRDHERWARTAEMPAPR; from the coding sequence ATGCCGCAGACCTCCTTCCTCGCCGCAGCCCCCCAGGTGGGCATACGCCACATCACCGTCGCGGACGGACCGGAGTTCACCGCGCGCGTGCGGGAGAGCACCGCGCTGCACCAGCCGTGGCTGTTCCCGCCCACCGGCCTGGAGAACTTCACCGCGTACGCCACCCGGCTCATCGAGGACCCCACCCGGCACGGCTTCCTGGTCTGCACCCGCGACGGGGGCCTGGCCGGCTTCATCAACATCAACAACGTCGTCGAGGGCGCCTTCTGGAGCGGCGCCCTCGGCTACGGCGTCTTCGCGCACGCCGCCGGGCGGGGCCTGATGCGCGAGGGCCTGCGGCTCGTCGTGGACCACGCCTTCGGCACCCTGGGCCTGCACCGGCTGGAGATCAACGTGCAGCCCGGCAACGCCGCCTCCGTCGCGCTGGCCCGGAGCGCCGGGTTCCGGCTGGAGGGCTACTCGCCGAAGTTCCTCTACGTCGACGGCGCCTGGCGCGACCACGAGCGGTGGGCCCGCACGGCCGAGATGCCGGCTCCCCGCTGA
- a CDS encoding arginase family protein, with translation MRNIVVVDAPSNLGLRPPAPGTVPGCYKLAGALREQGLVRRLGALEGGVVVPPRYDRGDWREGDGVFNAPALAVYTRRLADRVEYHVRAGDLPVVLGGDCSIQLGAALALRRTGRYGLASVDASADFRHPGNSDGVGAAGGEELALSTGRGQRDLTDLEGLRPYLRDEDVRLLGLRDALRDDPQHAELTALNIPAATVGTIRERGSDDVVRAAATSLEADILDGFWVHFDADVLDPSVMPAVDSPDADGLFPDEVAALLTPLLNSPRCAGLTVSSYDPDLDPDGAAAGLLADLVTAAFAHS, from the coding sequence ATGCGGAACATCGTGGTCGTGGACGCGCCCTCCAACCTGGGACTGCGCCCGCCCGCGCCCGGCACGGTGCCCGGCTGCTACAAGCTGGCGGGCGCGCTGCGCGAGCAGGGGCTGGTGCGGCGGCTCGGCGCGCTGGAGGGCGGCGTCGTGGTGCCGCCCCGCTACGACCGCGGCGACTGGCGCGAGGGCGACGGAGTCTTCAACGCTCCCGCCCTCGCCGTCTACACCCGCCGCCTCGCCGACCGCGTCGAGTACCACGTGCGCGCCGGCGACCTCCCCGTCGTGCTGGGTGGCGACTGCTCCATCCAGCTCGGCGCCGCGCTGGCACTGCGCCGCACCGGCCGCTACGGCCTGGCCTCCGTGGACGCCTCCGCCGACTTCCGGCACCCCGGCAACTCCGACGGGGTCGGCGCCGCGGGCGGCGAGGAGCTGGCGCTCTCCACCGGCCGCGGCCAGCGCGACCTCACCGACCTGGAGGGCCTGCGGCCCTACCTGCGCGACGAGGACGTCCGGCTGCTCGGCCTGCGGGACGCCCTGCGCGACGACCCCCAGCACGCGGAGCTGACCGCCCTGAACATCCCCGCGGCGACGGTCGGCACCATCCGCGAACGGGGTTCCGACGACGTCGTGCGCGCCGCGGCCACCAGCCTGGAGGCGGACATCCTGGACGGCTTCTGGGTGCACTTCGACGCCGATGTGCTCGACCCGTCCGTGATGCCCGCCGTGGACAGCCCGGACGCCGACGGGCTGTTCCCGGACGAGGTCGCCGCACTGCTCACCCCGCTGCTGAACTCCCCGCGCTGCGCCGGCCTCACCGTCAGCTCCTACGACCCCGACCTCGACCCGGACGGAGCCGCGGCCGGGCTCCTCGCGGACCTGGTCACCGCCGCCTTCGCGCACTCCTGA
- a CDS encoding SRPBCC family protein: MAQVEAVTERIIAAQPDDVFDALADYSGTRESVLTEHFSEYEVREGGDGEGTLVHWKLQATSKRVRDCLMEVTEPTDGELVERDRNSSMVSTWRVTPAGEGKARVVVTTVWNGAGGIGGFFEKTFAPKGLGRIYGAVLDKLAQRLES; encoded by the coding sequence ATGGCGCAGGTCGAGGCCGTCACCGAACGGATCATCGCGGCTCAGCCGGACGACGTCTTCGACGCGCTGGCCGACTACAGCGGCACCCGGGAGTCGGTGCTCACCGAGCACTTCAGCGAGTACGAGGTGCGCGAGGGCGGCGACGGCGAGGGGACCCTCGTGCACTGGAAGCTCCAGGCCACCAGCAAGCGGGTGCGGGACTGCCTGATGGAGGTGACCGAGCCCACCGACGGCGAGCTCGTCGAGCGGGACCGGAACTCGTCGATGGTCAGCACCTGGCGGGTCACCCCCGCGGGCGAGGGCAAGGCCCGGGTGGTCGTCACCACGGTCTGGAACGGCGCCGGCGGCATCGGCGGGTTCTTCGAGAAGACCTTCGCGCCCAAGGGCCTCGGCCGGATCTACGGGGCCGTGCTGGACAAGCTCGCGCAGCGCCTCGAAAGCTGA
- a CDS encoding 3-hydroxyacyl-CoA dehydrogenase family protein has product MASPLSRPAPVGSPRPHPENSSPRPHPETTSPAAVPGGTELRCVAVVGLGTMGTGIAELLACAGREVIGIDVSEAAASRATASLDAATAHAVRRGRLSESERRDALARFRTFTDVAAAANADLVIEVTPESYEIKQQVIRALDAVVRPGTIIATGTNALSVTRLAAGSGRPERVLGLHFFHPAPAMRLVEVVSSVLTAPAAVAAVTDLALDLGKEPVAVGDRPGFVADGLLFGYLNQAAAMYEAKYAAREDIDAAMRLGCGLPMGPLALLDLVGIDTACTVLEALYAESGDRLHAPAPLLRQLADAGLTGRKAGRGFYTYRAAGSAETVPDALTPAAGAGTGDARPVRSVGVAGSGTMACGITEVFATGGLPVVLAARDLARAEAARDRIGRSLARSVARGRLTEAAAGAALDLITPVGGYAALADVDLAVEAVVEDLTVKRDVFAAFDRICRPGAVLATTTSSLPVIACARATGRPADVVGLHFFNPAPAMKLVEVVRTVLTGDEAGATARAVCDRLGRHPVDCGDRAGFIVNALLFPYLNNAVKMVQDHYASPDDIDAAMRLGAGYPMGPFELLDVVGLDVSLAIERVLHHEFREPSLAPAPLLEHLVAAGCLGRKTGRGFREHARR; this is encoded by the coding sequence ATGGCCTCTCCCCTGTCCCGTCCCGCCCCGGTCGGCTCTCCCCGGCCGCACCCGGAGAACTCCTCGCCCCGGCCGCACCCCGAGACCACCTCGCCGGCGGCCGTGCCCGGCGGTACCGAACTGCGCTGCGTCGCCGTCGTCGGGCTCGGCACGATGGGCACCGGCATCGCCGAGCTGCTGGCCTGCGCCGGGCGCGAGGTGATCGGCATCGACGTCAGCGAGGCGGCGGCGTCCCGCGCCACCGCCTCGCTGGACGCCGCCACCGCGCACGCCGTGCGCCGCGGCCGGCTCAGCGAGTCGGAGCGGCGCGACGCGCTCGCCCGCTTCCGCACCTTCACCGATGTCGCCGCCGCGGCGAACGCGGACCTGGTGATCGAGGTGACCCCCGAGTCGTACGAGATCAAGCAGCAGGTCATCCGGGCGCTGGACGCCGTCGTGCGGCCCGGCACGATCATCGCCACCGGCACCAACGCGCTGTCCGTGACCCGGCTCGCCGCCGGCTCCGGGCGGCCCGAGCGCGTCCTCGGCCTGCACTTCTTCCACCCGGCGCCCGCGATGCGGCTGGTCGAGGTGGTCTCCTCGGTGCTCACCGCGCCGGCCGCGGTCGCCGCCGTCACCGACCTCGCGCTCGACCTCGGCAAGGAGCCGGTGGCCGTCGGCGACCGGCCCGGGTTCGTCGCCGACGGGCTGCTGTTCGGCTACCTCAACCAGGCCGCCGCCATGTACGAGGCGAAGTACGCCGCGCGGGAGGACATCGACGCGGCCATGCGGCTGGGCTGCGGGCTGCCGATGGGGCCGCTCGCGCTGCTCGACCTGGTCGGCATCGACACCGCCTGCACCGTCCTGGAGGCCCTGTACGCCGAGTCGGGCGACCGGCTGCACGCACCCGCGCCGCTGCTGCGGCAGCTCGCCGACGCCGGGCTGACCGGGCGCAAGGCGGGCCGCGGCTTCTACACGTACCGCGCGGCGGGCAGTGCCGAGACCGTGCCCGACGCGCTCACCCCGGCCGCCGGGGCGGGCACCGGGGACGCGCGCCCGGTGCGCTCGGTGGGCGTGGCGGGCTCGGGCACGATGGCGTGCGGCATCACGGAGGTGTTCGCCACCGGCGGCCTGCCCGTGGTGCTCGCGGCGCGGGACCTGGCGCGCGCGGAAGCCGCCAGGGACCGGATCGGCCGGTCGCTGGCCCGCTCCGTCGCCCGCGGCAGGCTCACCGAGGCCGCCGCCGGGGCCGCGCTCGACCTGATCACGCCGGTGGGCGGCTACGCGGCCCTCGCCGACGTCGACCTCGCGGTGGAGGCGGTCGTGGAGGACCTCACGGTCAAGCGGGACGTGTTCGCCGCCTTCGACCGGATCTGCCGGCCGGGCGCGGTGCTCGCCACCACCACCTCCTCGCTGCCGGTGATCGCCTGCGCCCGCGCCACCGGACGTCCGGCGGACGTGGTCGGCCTGCACTTCTTCAACCCGGCGCCGGCCATGAAGCTGGTGGAGGTGGTGCGCACCGTGCTCACCGGCGACGAGGCGGGCGCCACCGCCCGCGCGGTCTGCGACCGGCTCGGCAGGCACCCGGTGGACTGCGGCGACCGCGCCGGGTTCATCGTCAACGCCCTGCTGTTCCCGTACCTGAACAACGCGGTGAAGATGGTCCAGGACCACTACGCCTCGCCGGACGACATCGACGCCGCGATGCGGCTGGGCGCCGGCTACCCGATGGGGCCCTTCGAGCTGCTGGACGTCGTCGGGCTGGATGTGTCGCTGGCCATCGAGCGGGTGCTCCACCACGAGTTCCGCGAGCCGTCCCTCGCGCCGGCCCCGCTGCTCGAACACCTGGTGGCCGCGGGCTGCCTCGGCCGCAAGACGGGCCGCGGCTTCCGCGAGCATGCCCGGCGCTGA
- a CDS encoding M55 family metallopeptidase — protein sequence MKIVISADMEGATGVTWPADVLPGTPQWERCRAMFTSDVNAAVLGLLDGGADEVLINEAHWTMRNLLLENLDERAQMLTGRHKSLSMVEGVQHGDVDGIAFVGYHTGAGMEGVLAHTYLANSITGVWLNGRRASEGLLNAAVVAEYGIPVVLVTGDDLTCEDALGYAPEALKVAVKDHVSRYAAVCRTPARTAADIRAAAEQAAALAVRYEPAADAGPYTVRVEFDAEHLSMATTVVPGVTRTGERTVEYTSDTMYEGIRTFKAVTTIASAAVEEQYG from the coding sequence GTGAAGATCGTCATCAGCGCCGACATGGAGGGCGCGACGGGCGTGACCTGGCCCGCGGACGTACTTCCCGGCACTCCGCAGTGGGAGCGCTGCCGGGCGATGTTCACCTCGGACGTCAACGCCGCCGTCCTCGGACTCCTGGACGGCGGAGCCGACGAGGTGCTCATCAACGAGGCCCACTGGACGATGCGCAACCTCCTCCTGGAGAACCTGGACGAGCGCGCCCAGATGCTCACCGGCCGCCACAAGTCCCTGTCCATGGTGGAGGGAGTGCAGCACGGCGACGTCGACGGCATCGCGTTCGTCGGCTACCACACGGGCGCCGGCATGGAGGGCGTCCTCGCCCACACCTACCTCGCCAACTCCATCACCGGCGTCTGGCTGAACGGCCGGCGGGCCAGCGAGGGCCTGCTGAACGCCGCCGTCGTCGCCGAGTACGGCATCCCCGTGGTCCTGGTCACCGGGGACGACCTCACCTGCGAGGACGCCCTCGGCTACGCGCCCGAGGCGCTGAAGGTCGCCGTCAAGGACCACGTCTCGCGGTACGCCGCGGTGTGCCGCACCCCGGCCCGCACCGCCGCCGACATCAGGGCCGCCGCCGAGCAGGCCGCCGCCCTCGCCGTGCGGTACGAGCCCGCCGCGGACGCGGGGCCGTACACCGTGCGGGTGGAGTTCGACGCGGAGCACCTGTCGATGGCGACCACCGTCGTCCCGGGTGTCACCAGGACCGGTGAGCGCACCGTCGAGTACACCAGCGACACCATGTACGAGGGCATCCGTACCTTCAAGGCGGTCACCACGATCGCCTCGGCCGCCGTGGAGGAGCAGTATGGCTGA
- a CDS encoding LD-carboxypeptidase, which translates to MRPLTRPARLRPGSRVAVVAPSGPVPADRLEAGLDILRGWHLDPVVGSHVLDRHPDFGYLAGTDADRAADLQRAWCDPAVEAVLCARGGYGVQRMVDLLDWDALRAAGPKVFLGFSDITALHEAFAARMGLATVHGPMVGGVDFVKSTRAQDHLRATLFAPESTAVIRGGRVLVPGRAEGVTFGGCLSLLAAGAGTPDTRPSARGGVLLLEDVGEEAYRLDRYLTQLARAGWFDGVSGVVLGSWEQCGPPGELAALFADRLGGLGVPVVADAGFGHCTDALTMPLGARAELVADDPGAEPELRLAEPALA; encoded by the coding sequence CTGCGACCGCTGACCCGGCCCGCCCGGCTGCGCCCCGGCTCGCGGGTGGCCGTGGTCGCGCCCAGCGGGCCGGTGCCCGCGGACCGCCTCGAAGCGGGGCTCGACATCCTCCGCGGCTGGCACCTGGACCCCGTCGTCGGCTCCCATGTGCTGGACCGGCACCCCGACTTCGGATACCTCGCGGGGACGGACGCCGACCGTGCGGCCGACCTCCAGCGGGCCTGGTGCGACCCGGCCGTCGAGGCGGTGCTGTGCGCCCGCGGCGGCTACGGGGTGCAGCGCATGGTGGACCTGCTCGACTGGGACGCGCTGCGGGCCGCGGGCCCCAAGGTGTTCCTGGGCTTCAGCGACATCACGGCGCTGCACGAGGCGTTCGCCGCCCGGATGGGCCTCGCCACCGTGCACGGGCCGATGGTCGGGGGCGTCGACTTCGTCAAGAGCACCCGTGCCCAGGACCACCTGCGGGCCACCCTGTTCGCGCCGGAGAGCACCGCCGTGATCCGGGGCGGCCGGGTCCTCGTGCCCGGCCGGGCGGAGGGCGTCACGTTCGGCGGCTGCCTCTCGCTGCTCGCCGCGGGCGCCGGCACCCCCGATACCCGGCCCTCGGCGCGCGGTGGCGTGCTGCTCCTGGAGGACGTCGGCGAGGAGGCGTACCGGCTGGACCGCTACCTCACCCAGCTGGCGCGCGCCGGATGGTTCGACGGGGTGAGCGGGGTGGTGCTCGGCTCCTGGGAGCAGTGCGGTCCGCCCGGCGAGCTGGCGGCCCTGTTCGCCGACCGGCTCGGGGGCCTCGGCGTTCCCGTCGTGGCGGATGCCGGCTTCGGTCACTGCACGGACGCGCTCACCATGCCCCTCGGCGCCCGCGCCGAGCTGGTCGCGGACGACCCCGGCGCCGAGCCGGAACTGCGGCTGGCGGAACCCGCCCTCGCCTGA